A stretch of DNA from Hirundo rustica isolate bHirRus1 chromosome 1, bHirRus1.pri.v3, whole genome shotgun sequence:
TCCGCGTGTCCGGAGAGGAGCTGATGAGCAGTATCATCGTTTGGCTTCGGCAGCGTGCTCGCAGTCGGAGAGGCTGCCTTGCATTACAAAGCCTGCCTTCGCTGCCTGCCTTTGCTGtctgccttccctgcctgccGGCCGCGAGAGAAGAcggagccggggccggccgGAGCGGGAGGGGGCGGGCCCGCCGGGCTATGCAGATGAGCGGCGGTGACGGACAGCTCCGTTTTCCAATGTCCCTCAGAAACTCGAGTGCAGCTTCCCTCAACTCTTCACTCCAGACACTATACTTCCCCCAAAATACAGGCTCGCAGGCGCTGGGGGAGCTGGCTGGCTGACTGGAAGAACTCCATTTGCAGCAGCCACTTTTCTGATTTCGGGGGctcactcctctctccccccccccccccccccccccccccccccggtccttccatctcctgctgtttctttttttgtttcttttttttttctttttttttttttttttaattaacccTCTGTGCCTCCATCTCCCCCAGATGCCCTTCCCGTCCCAGATAGATTTCTGACCTTTCCTACTAATTTTCCATTTGAGGGGGGGggtgttctttttttgtttgggtttttttttttttgtttttatttttccctcatatttgtttttattctgaCCGGGTGCGCATGGGGGGGAGCCTACAACAATTCTGATTCTCTACATAACTGCACAGAGCCAAccggggggggggagggggggggggaagagagaagagagagagaaggagggagggagaaagagggagggagggcgggagggagggagcgggagGGCGGGcgggagagagggagagcacGAAAGCAGCGCcaggagcagcggcagcagcagggccgGTCACCCTcgccccctccctgctcctgtgcacGCCAGTGCAAGCCATGTCCTATCCTCAGGGTTACCTCTACCAGCCCCCCGGCTCGCTGGCTCTGTACTCCTGCCCGGCGTACGGGGCGTCGGCGCTGGCGGCCCCCAGGAGCGAGGAGCTGGCCAGGTCTTCGTCGGGATCGGCGTTCAGCCCTTACCCGGGATCGGCAGCTTTCACCGCCCAGGCGGCGGCCACAGGCTTCACCAGCCCGCTCCAGTACTCCACAGACCCCGCCACGGGATTCCCCTCCTACATGGTAACTACCGAAGAgaaaccttctccttcttcatTAGCATCCGCATTCTCATCCTCATCATCTTCAGCCTTTCTTCCTCACACACTCACCATCAGCCCCCGACACCACGCCGCACAACCGGGGCTCCCGTACCGCCGGCGCCGGCCGCGCATCGCTCCGCGCCGCCCCGCAGCCCGGCCGGGGacagcggagcggagcggagcggagcggcgggccggggccggggccggggccggggccggggcgctgcTTCGCGTCCCAACCAGGCGCGGTGCCGGCAGGCCTGGGTCCCGGGCTCTCCGCGCGGTTTGCGGAGCCGGGAGGGCGCTTTAGTTAAGGAAATACGGATGGTCTCAGTcagttgggttgggttggatgCTTTTATTCTCCCCCCGTTTCGTGTGTGTGTTCCCTGCTTTcctcttttatcttttttttttttttttttttttttctttccctccccatatatatatattgttttCGCTGTGATACCCACAGGGGAggattccctttttttcttctttttttcttttctttttctttttttttttttttttttttttttttcccctctctcttttaACTCGTTGTTTAGAGGCGCTGGGGGCTTTATCCCCGTGTGGTTTTATTTACTTTCAGTGTGTTTTGTGCTAATGGTTTAACTGGATTTTGGGAATGAAAAGGAGCATCTGTTTGCGATCTGTGAGCTTCGCTTAAGCCCAAGATGGTCGTAGTGGCCGCAGTTTCGGATTTCACTTTCTTCTTATTAGTTTAAGGAGCAGTTGCAATTGCGTGTTGTGTGTGTTCTGTGCAGAAAGTATATAAATAAGACCATAAACTATATAAATATAAGCTGCACATCTAGATGGTTATATAGTTTTATAAACACGCACACAGAGAGATAATCAGTCACATATCTAGTCCGTACACACAAAGACCTGTTCCCGGAATTTGAGACTAGAGCCGCTGTCGATATCCTAGGAGAGGATGGCAGCGGGGTAGTTCGCTCTCCCAGCAAACTGACAGGGAAAATACTTGCTTTCCGTCTGTTCATAATACAGTGCATAAATTGCAGTCTTTATTCGAGGTGGTATAAAAGATCTGAGGGTCtctcttgtttttcctgttgaGAAGCAGTAGGCGAGTGGCTGGAAGTTGCAGCGAGGTTGTGAACTGTGCAGAATATTGGGCGATATTGAGCCTATGACTCTCCGATCTGCGGGGTTCAGAGACGTGTTGAAAGTTAGCGAGTTTCATAGCGATATCTTTAACTTTTCTTGCATTATGCAGACTTAAATAAGCGCAATTTAAACGTTAAAGAGCGAATTAAAATGCTAATTACATCGCATTTGAACAATTCGAAACGGTGCATATCTTCTGATTTGCAAATTGGATTTGCAATGCATTAGTGCAGTGAATTGCTAAGTGGCGGCTTTGTTGTATTTTCTATagcaaaaaaggaaacatcttTTGAACCTTTGAGGGAAATGTTGATATCAAGACGCTACCTGTAGGGCCTTTAAAATGTCTACGCGGTTCAAAAATTATATTGGGAAATATTCAATTACGAGGAGCTGAAATTAGTCAGAAAGATTAAAACATCCCCGATTTTAAGCGCGTGTGCTTGTGTCTGCGTGCTGGGCGGAGGAAGGAGGGGGGGAATTGTAACTTAATGGCCTTTGGGTGCTGCTACTCCCCCTCATAGAATATGGATACAAGACACCGTCCCGGGGAAATACAAATATAACCGCCGATCTCGCCTTGACAACTCACTAATGGCTATCAGCAATAACAAATTGCCAACCCCACCGTTTTGTTCTGTCCAGGGCTCCCCTTACGACGCCCATACAACGGGGATGACCGGAGCCATCAGCTACCACCCGTACGGCAGCCCTGCCTACCCCTACCAGCTCAACGACCCCGCGTACAGGAAAAACGCCACCCGCGACGCCACGGCCACGCTGAaggcctggctgcaggagcaccgCAAGAACCCCTACCCCACCAAGGGCGAGAAGATCATGCTGGCCATCATCACCAAGATGACCCTCACCCAGGTCTCCACCTGGTTCGCCAACGCCCGCCGGCGGCTCAAGAAGGAGAACAAGATGACCTGGGCCCCGCGGAACAAGAGCGAGGACGAAGACGACGACGAAGGCGATGGAGCGAGGAGTAAGGAGGAGAGTCCCGAGAAGATGCCTGAGAGCAATGAAACCTCCGTAGAGGACGAAGGTAGGCGCAGGGTGTCTGCGGCCCCGGCGGGGTGGCTCCATCCCGCCCCGTCGAGTCCCCCGGGAGAGGGGCAGTGGGCTACGAGCGGGGGCGCGGCATTTAACAAAAGCGACCCGCAGACCTGTCCCCGCGGCTGCTCCGGTCTCTTGTCGCCGATCAGCGCCCGTGGCCgaggcgggcggggggcggctgGCGACGCCGCGAGGGGCTAGGAGGGGGGGGTGCGGGGGGCGCCGCGAAGGAGCCAGCCCTCGGGGATGGATGCTCCTCGGAACGGGAAAAGGCCGGGATGCCTTGATTCTGCCTGGGCGCAGCGGTGGCGCGGTGGCGGCCGGGCTCGCTTCTCTCCCGCTCTGTTTTGCCGCCCCTCCTGACCGCCTCTCTGTGCCCGGCGGGCCCCCGCAGGGATCAGCTTGCAAGTGGACTCGTTGACGGACCACTCCTGCTCCGCCGAATCGGACGGCGAGAAGCTGCCCTGCCGAGCGGGAGACCCCCTCTGCGAGTCGGGCTCGGAGTGCAAAGACAAGTACGAGGACATCGAGGAAGAGGACGAGGAAGAGGacgacgaggaggaggaggacatcGAGGAGGATgacggcggcggcggggagcgcgACCCACCGGCCAAGCCCGCCACCTCCTCGCCGCTGGCGGCCGTGGAGGCCCCGCTCCTCGGCCAC
This window harbors:
- the IRX2 gene encoding iroquois-class homeodomain protein IRX-2 — encoded protein: MSYPQGYLYQPPGSLALYSCPAYGASALAAPRSEELARSSSGSAFSPYPGSAAFTAQAAATGFTSPLQYSTDPATGFPSYMGSPYDAHTTGMTGAISYHPYGSPAYPYQLNDPAYRKNATRDATATLKAWLQEHRKNPYPTKGEKIMLAIITKMTLTQVSTWFANARRRLKKENKMTWAPRNKSEDEDDDEGDGARSKEESPEKMPESNETSVEDEGISLQVDSLTDHSCSAESDGEKLPCRAGDPLCESGSECKDKYEDIEEEDEEEDDEEEEDIEEDDGGGGERDPPAKPATSSPLAAVEAPLLGHPHADAARSASKAALGPRASPGPPTPASKPKLWSLAEIATSDLKSQTLGQGCQPAPLSSATPASAPHSAAYSPSSLLGRHIYYTSPFYSNYTNYGNFNALQSQGILRYNSAAVASNEGLSQTVLNASSVHKQSSDSLKTITNQLEQHYRPSSYDSKKDPAEVCTVGVQPYL